The sequence below is a genomic window from Pseudorca crassidens isolate mPseCra1 chromosome 20, mPseCra1.hap1, whole genome shotgun sequence.
GAAACATGCCAAGCACTCAGCACATGGCGCCTGGCACGTGGATGTGCTAAACGGGCAAGGGCATGCTCTGTGTCGGGTACGGAGTTAAGTAAGCACCGTTTACGTAGGTGGTTGCATTTCAAGATCATGAAGTAGACACTATAAATGCCATTTTACAGCAAAGGAGACGGAGCTGCAGAAAGGAGTCGTCACTTGCCCACGGAACAGTGAGACACTTACACGCGGGGGTCTGATTCCACAGCCTAGGCCCAGAGCCGCCACTCTTCTTTACACCCCCTGGTTTTACACAGACATCCAGCACATTCACCACTCCTCTCAGGCTCATGCAGCTCCAGTCCAGTGCACCCATTTTAAGGATGACAACGAAGAGCATCTAGGACCCACACTTACCTAGGGACCCCCAGGCAGTCTCTTtcctgagggcagtggggagaaAGCTGGGAAAGGGGAACAGAGAGCCGGGCCTGATGTGCCCTTACTCCATCCTGTTCCTAGCCTGTTCCTGCAACCAGCACGCCCGACGCTGTAGGTTCAACTCTGAGCTGTTCAGGCTGTCGGGCGGCCGGAGTGGGGGTGTTTGTGAGCGGTGCCGCCACCACACAGCCGGGCGGCACTGCCACTACTGCCAGCCGGGGTTCTGGAGGGACCCTAGCCAGCCTATCAACAGCCGCAAGGCCTGCAGGGGTGAGTGCAGCCTGAAGCCCAGCCTAGAGGGAAAGGAGGCAGGCaggtctgaggggggaggggccgggggcctggatcctgggtctgaggggggaggggcctggatcctgggtctgagggaggaggagctgggggcctggatcctgggtctgagggaggaggagcCGGGGGactggactcctgggtctgagtagggaggggctgggggcctggatcctgggtctgagggaggagggtccgggggcctggatcctgggtctgagtggggaggggctgggggcctggatcctgggtctgagggaggaggtgcCAGGggtctggatcctgggtctgagggaggaggggccgggggcctggatcctgggtctgaggaaggaggggctgggggcctggactctgggtctgagggaggagaggctgggggtctggatcctgggtctgagtggggaggggctgggggcctggatcctgggtctgaggagGAGTGGCCAGGGAATTCCAGTCTCCTCAGTCCTTGGGGAGGAAGAGGCTGGGAGCCTGCACTGCACATCCCCAGCTCCTCTCCTCATGTAGCCTGCCAGTGCCATCCTATCGGGGCGACAGGTGGTACCTGCAACCAGACCAGTGGGCAGTGCTCCTGCAAGTTAGGGGTCACTGGCCTGACATGCAGCCGCTGCGGTCCTGGCTACCAGCAGAGCCGCTCCCCAAGGATGCCCTGCCAGCGTGAGTCCTGAGGGACAGGGCCCAAGTCTGaaggggggtgggaaggagacatcCCAGATCTCCAGGGGGCAGGTGTTGTGAGGACCTGCTCCGTAGGAGACGGAAGCTAGAGAGTGGAGGCCGGACTCTGAGTCCTTAGGGAGGTGAAGACTGAAAGTCCAGTCTCCTCCATCTTGGGGACGAAGAGGGTGGGAGCCTGGAtacctgggtctgagggaggaaggggctggggaccTGGGCTTCTGAGTCTTAAGAAAGTGGCCAGGGACCAGGACTCCAGGTCCTGGGGGAGAAAGGCGAAGTGTGCTTCCACTCTTGGGCCTCAGGGGAATAGACATTTGGGGTCTGGAAGCCTGCTTCCTCGGGGGGAGTGGGCTGCGCATGGGAGGCACTAAGGCCCTGTCTCTCCTCTGCTCTTTCACAGGAATTCCAGAGGCAACCACCACCCTTGCTACAACCCCTCATGCTTACAGCTCGGGTAAGACTGGCTGGCCTAGAAACCCCTGGCAGCAAGAGGGATCAGGGATGGGCTGACTGGGCCTCCAGGTGGGGATCCAGGGGTGTTCCACCGAGCCCAGTCCCCAAGGGTTCAGGCACCCCAGCTGTCCATCAAGATGAAATGCAGGGGATGGGCAGGGGCAGAACGCTGTAGTCCAGGCCTCAGGAGCCCActgcagcctgaccctccccagaCCCTCAGTGTCAAAACTACTGCAATATCTCGGACACCAGGGTACACATGAGCCTTCGGAGGTACTGCCAGCAGGAGTACGGTGAGTGCTGGGGAGGAAAAGGGCCAGCAGGGGCTCTGATCTGCTGCAAGCCGCCCCCTTCTCtggccttcagtttcctcagcttaAATGGGAAGGGGTGTTGGACTCTACAGGGCCCTTCCTGATCTAGAACCTAACAGGACAGCAGACAATGGGCAGAAGGGGCGGTGGGGAGGGGCGCTCCCTACCGTCCTAGGTCTCCTCTCTCCCCATGTTATTGGCCTTGCAGAGTTTCACGATCTCCTTCAGCCTGACGTCTCtgagggagggaggtggcctcCTGAGGATGGAAGGAGAAAGGGCAACTGGTTGAATGGAAGGGATCCTTGCACCGTCTTGTCTGTCTCAGACCCCCTGCCTCCTATCAGGGTCTGAGATATCGGAGCCCCACTCCCACAGACTCACCCCACAGTTCCCTAATCCACCAGTCCACACCAGCCCCCGACCCCAGGGCCTGTGGCTGCAGGCTCTCTTGGACAATGAGTTCAGCCCAGTCCCAGTTACTTCCCTCAATGGTATAGGATCCCAGACCTCTCCTCCCTGAGGCTCAGCATCTGCGCACTAGTATCCTTGAACTTCAAAGGTGGAGgcttctccccccacctcccacaggGATCTTCTGCCCCAAAGACCCAGCTTGTCTGCCAGAGTCCTGCTCCCAACACGTCTCACCTCACCCCCTCAGAGAGGACACGTCTCTGAATCACCACTAGTATGACCTCCACCCTCAGCTTCCAAGGACTGATCTCCTTCTGGCCCCCAAATTAATCCTAAATGCAGATCCCTCCCATGGCAATACCCCTGTTTTCCAAGGGCTCTGTCTGCTCCTAATACCTTCTGACCCCTTGGCATTAGAGATCTGGACTTGCCTCTTGGGCCTtgttcccagccccacccactgcaGGGTCCTCCTGGGACCTCTAACCCTTTAAGTAATCCCTGTACCCACTGCTTCTAATATGACCCCCAAAGCACCCCATCTGGCATATTCCTGGTAGGCCCCTGGGTTCCTCGCCCTGTCTGGCCTCCCTCTCCAGAGTAACCCCCACCTCCCCCGCCTTCCCAATCACAATCCTGTGACCCAACCTATCGCTCCATAAGCCCCACTCTCCTTGCTTTGACCCATCTCCCCAGAAAGATCTCACTCCTCACAGCACACAGCCAGACCCCCAGACCTCTCACTCTCAAAGGTTCAAGGTCTCTCCCTACTGATGCGATCCCGGAAGCCCACTCTCGGGTCCCGGGCCCCGGGCCCCTCCCCACCAGGACTGACCCCACGGGACCCGGAGCCTCCCCACCGCCCAGGCCTGACATCTCCCCTCCCCGCAGTGCTCCGTGCGCAGGTGCTGGCGTCCAAGGCGGCGGGCCCGGCGTGGCAGCGGCTGGCCGTGCGCGTCCTGGCTGTATACAAGCAGCCGGCGTGGCCTGTGCGCCGCGGCGGCCAGGACGCCTGGGTGCCCCGCGCCGACCTGGCCTGTGGCTGCTTGCGCCTGCGGCCCGCCACCCACTACCTGCTGCTGGGCAGCGCGGCCGCCGGCCCCGACCCCGCGCGCCTCGTCCTCGACCGCCATGGCCTCGCGCTGCCCTGGAGGCCGCGCTGGGCCCGGCCGCTGCGGCGGCTGCAGCAGGAGGAGCACGCTGGGGGCTGCCACGGCCTGCGGCCTTCGACCCCGAGCCCCGAACCCAGGATCTAGAGCCGGAGCCAGGCGGCCTCAAACTCCAAGGGAGGGACTGGAAGCAACCGCCAGAGGAGTCTTCTACCTCGACGGTGCGTCCCCCAGCAAGCCAATCAGACGCCGCAGAGCCCCTGACGTCACTTGCATGTGCCAGCACCGAGGAGGCATGAGGGACTTTTAAATAAAGGCAGCAAACCTCTTGGTCTCTGGCTAGGACACTCGACCTGTGACCTACGCAGCTAGTCCCCTCAATAAAGTCTCAACTCTTGGGGAAAGTCGGCTACAGACACCTGACCTGTGCTGGGAGGGTATCTGAGGGGCAAATGAAGAAGGCCACGAGGAAATCTGTGGAGCCGAATATGGCTACAGCTCTCTGACAGAATAGCCAATCCAATGAAAAAGCTGGTATGACGTCACTGGGTGCTAGTCAGATTTATATTGCCTGACGATTAGTTAAagctggtgggaggggagggtggctAGAAAAGGCGGGAAATACACCTGAGGAAAGCACAGCAGTGTCagatttccagaaagttccagatTGTGAAACACTTGGTTTCTGATGGCCCCAGGATGGTCTCTGAGAAAAGAATAATGGAACTTTGAGTGACTATCTGAAGAGGGTTCTCATGGGTTCACCTGGTCTTGAAGCACAGCCTAAACCCTTTCCTGAGGGAATAGCCAATTGGGAGCCACAGAGTGGTGTGACGTCACTTGGTGCTAAGCAGAATTCGATTCCACCCAACAGCTGGGTACCTACAGGCCAGAGGGATGGGGTTAAAAAGGCAGGAAGCTTAAGTACTATGGAATGGAAGGCCGTCAGGGCCTATGATCTTCCTTGtcaccctggcctctgcccccacaatcaacaaaaaaatttcaaatttgggTGACCTTGGTAGGAGAGAAAGTGAGCTAGTACTTTGAAGGAATCTCAGACAAAGTGATATGACTTAAGGTCCACCGGTGCCTAGAGAGCAACCTATTCTTTCCCTGAGAGAAAAGCAGGCCTCTTAGCCAATGGGGAGTCAGGCTGGGCCATGATGTCATTGGGtgctaggcagagagaacagacCCTCCCGCCAATGTTCTGGGTATGCTCCTGAGGAGACTAAGAAAGGCAGGAAATAGCCTTCAGGAGGTGGCTGACCCCCAAGCTACCAATACTATCCTATATATAGGGAGGCTTGCCTTTGGCTTCCAACTGGGCCCTGGGTGCGGGCATATCTGAAGCAGGAGTTAGGAGTCTTTAAGGGTTTTTCTAAGAAGAGTTCTGTGTTTCAGAAAAGTTCTAGATTTCTTTATCTTGCTCTTTCCATCCTTTCTCAAAATCAGTTCAGTCGGGCACCTACCCCACTACTTAACCCTCACATCTACTTACaactttaataatatattggccagggacttccctggtggtgcagtggttaagaattcgcctgccaatgcaggggacaagggttcgagccctggtccgggaagatcccacatgccgcagagcccgtgcgccacaactactgagcctgtgctctagaccccgtgagccacaactactgagccctcgtgccacaactactgaagcccacgcgtgcccagagcctgtgctctgcaacaagagaagccaacgcaatgagaagcacacgcaccgcaacgaagagtagccccctctcgctgcaactagagaaagcctgcacacgatgaagacccaatgctgccaaaaataaataaataaaatttaaaaaatatattggccAGCTATTTTACCAACAAAACTGAGTTTATTAGGGACTAGCAGAGAAATCACAATCAGCGATATGCAAAAATGGGTGACCATAAGcaaatacagagaacaagcaAGGGGAACATGCTTTTATAGGGAAAAGAGGAGAGTTGGGAGGGGCTGTAATAACCaaagagtccattggaggaaactgggagtcCAAAGTATGGAGGCTTCACATTGGTTGGCCTGCTACAGCCTGACTGGCTGAGCTGCCCTGGATGGAGagaagttttcttcttccttctgataGTAACCTAGAGGTACCTTCCTATCACAGATGTAGGTTTACTTCTCTCCTGTTAATTGAGGTCTCCTGGTGGGATCTGAGAGCGCCCCCTACAGGCCTGTCCCAACTCCAACTCTACCTGAGGTTTCTTCAGTTACACATAGTAAATATGTTCATAAttcagccttttttctttttttttaccatgtcCACTGCTACCACCTTGATCCAAGCCATCACCACTCTTTGCCTGGATTACAGGTAGTCTCCATACTGGTCTCCCCACTACCCTCTCAGAGTCTTCTTCACACAGAAGCTAGGATAATGATTTAAAACCTAAGTCAGACCCCTG
It includes:
- the NTN5 gene encoding netrin-5 isoform X1, with protein sequence MPVTFALLLLLSQASADPCYHPGGRPRFCLPPVTQLASMAASCPQACIPSPGADLGPRATCNGSLTLALGGPFLLTSVSLRFCTPGPPALVLSAAWATGGPWRSLWRRPAWPGALGGPETVTFRAPLGPKARVVASHLRVELGGQAGLAAAGVRGRCQCHGHAARCAARDRPPRCRCRHHTTGPGCESCRPSHRDWPWRPATPRHPHPCLPCSCNQHARRCRFNSELFRLSGGRSGGVCERCRHHTAGRHCHYCQPGFWRDPSQPINSRKACRACQCHPIGATGGTCNQTSGQCSCKLGVTGLTCSRCGPGYQQSRSPRMPCQRIPEATTTLATTPHAYSSDPQCQNYCNISDTRVHMSLRRYCQQEYVLRAQVLASKAAGPAWQRLAVRVLAVYKQPAWPVRRGGQDAWVPRADLACGCLRLRPATHYLLLGSAAAGPDPARLVLDRHGLALPWRPRWARPLRRLQQEEHAGGCHGLRPSTPSPEPRI
- the NTN5 gene encoding netrin-5 isoform X2; this encodes MPVTFALLLLLSQASADPCYHPGGRPRFCLPPVTQLASMAASCPQACIPSPGADLGPRATCNGSLTLALGGPFLLTSVSLRFCTPGPPALVLSAAWATGGPWRSLWRRPAWPGALGGPETVTFRAPLGPKARVVASHLRVELGGQAGLAAAGVRGRCQCHGHAARCAARDRPPRCRCRHHTTGPGCESCRPSHRDWPWRPATPRHPHPCLPCSCNQHARRCRFNSELFRLSGGRSGGVCERCRHHTAGRHCHYCQPGFWRDPSQPINSRKACRACQCHPIGATGGTCNQTSGQCSCKLGVTGLTCSRCGPGYQQSRSPRMPCQRIPEATTTLATTPHAYSSVLRAQVLASKAAGPAWQRLAVRVLAVYKQPAWPVRRGGQDAWVPRADLACGCLRLRPATHYLLLGSAAAGPDPARLVLDRHGLALPWRPRWARPLRRLQQEEHAGGCHGLRPSTPSPEPRI